One window from the genome of Anaerohalosphaeraceae bacterium encodes:
- a CDS encoding transketolase C-terminal domain-containing protein has product LAGRLPMEIEPLLPKFEAGTSVATRQASGKTLDALMPHLPLVIGGSADLTPSNNTRFKGATDFQKNNLTGRYIRCGVREHAMAAIMNGMAVSGLIRPYGGTFMVFSDYMRGALRAACLSKYPTIFVFTHDTIGLGEDGPTHQPVEHLASLRAIPNLLVIRPADANETAQAWKYTLEHRDQPIALALTRQGVPVLDQSKYASAANLVKGAYVLIKDDRPEVLLLGAGSEVHIALQAREILAAEGIRSQVVSMPCWELFERQPAAYKESVIPSSVKARIGVEAGVRMGWDRWIGPWGEFVGMSTFGVSAPYKVCYKNFGITPEAVAAAAKKSLAAAK; this is encoded by the coding sequence CCCTGGCCGGCCGGCTTCCAATGGAGATTGAACCATTGCTGCCGAAATTCGAGGCGGGCACGTCCGTCGCCACACGGCAGGCATCCGGCAAAACACTTGATGCCCTGATGCCGCACCTGCCGCTGGTCATCGGCGGTTCAGCCGACCTGACACCCTCCAACAACACCCGCTTCAAAGGTGCGACAGATTTCCAGAAAAACAATCTCACAGGCCGCTATATCCGCTGCGGCGTCCGCGAACATGCCATGGCCGCCATTATGAACGGCATGGCCGTCAGCGGTCTGATTCGCCCCTACGGCGGCACCTTTATGGTCTTTTCCGATTATATGCGCGGCGCTTTGCGGGCGGCGTGCCTGTCGAAGTATCCTACCATCTTCGTCTTTACGCACGATACGATCGGGCTGGGTGAAGACGGCCCGACCCATCAGCCCGTTGAGCACCTGGCCTCCCTGCGGGCGATTCCCAACCTGCTGGTGATTCGTCCGGCCGATGCCAACGAAACCGCCCAGGCCTGGAAATACACCCTCGAACATCGAGATCAGCCCATCGCGCTGGCCCTCACCCGTCAGGGAGTTCCCGTACTCGACCAGAGCAAATACGCCAGTGCCGCCAATCTGGTCAAAGGGGCTTACGTCCTCATCAAGGATGACCGTCCGGAGGTGCTGCTGCTGGGGGCCGGCTCGGAGGTGCACATCGCCCTTCAGGCCCGCGAGATTCTTGCCGCCGAAGGCATTCGTTCGCAGGTTGTTTCGATGCCCTGCTGGGAGCTCTTCGAACGCCAGCCCGCCGCCTACAAAGAAAGCGTCATCCCTTCCTCGGTCAAAGCACGCATTGGTGTTGAAGCCGGCGTGCGGATGGGCTGGGACCGCTGGATTGGTCCGTGGGGCGAGTTTGTGGGGATGAGCACGTTCGGTGTGTCGGCGCCGTACAAGGTCTGCTACAAAAACTTCGGCATCACGCCGGAGGCCGTCGCCGCCGCCGCTAAAAAATCTCTCGCCGCGGCAAAATAG